In one window of Duganella dendranthematis DNA:
- a CDS encoding tetratricopeptide repeat protein, whose protein sequence is MKTVRRAFIVPVILAALAASLAPAGAASIGPPLSRSTPASPVEEGRQCLRGSDQTPANLPRAFQLFSGAAQKGDPMAAYYLGMMYQNGMAVARNMPAAAHWLQFAANRETPAAMFALAKLYLAGDGVKRDELAARRWIEKAADLDYPEAVMAMAIGLRDGSMGFERNEALAETQMRFANRALKLAGASR, encoded by the coding sequence ATGAAGACCGTGCGCCGCGCTTTCATCGTCCCCGTCATCCTTGCTGCGCTCGCCGCCAGCCTGGCGCCGGCCGGTGCGGCATCGATTGGCCCGCCGCTGTCCCGGTCGACGCCGGCCAGCCCCGTGGAAGAGGGACGCCAGTGCCTGCGCGGCAGCGACCAGACGCCGGCCAACCTGCCGCGCGCCTTCCAGCTGTTCAGCGGCGCCGCGCAAAAAGGCGACCCAATGGCCGCCTACTACCTCGGCATGATGTACCAGAACGGCATGGCGGTCGCGCGCAACATGCCGGCCGCCGCCCACTGGCTGCAATTCGCCGCCAACCGCGAAACCCCTGCCGCCATGTTCGCGCTGGCCAAACTCTACCTCGCTGGCGACGGCGTCAAGCGCGACGAACTGGCGGCCCGCCGCTGGATCGAAAAAGCCGCCGACCTCGACTACCCGGAAGCCGTGATGGCCATGGCCATCGGCCTGCGCGACGGTTCCATGGGCTTCGAGCGCAATGAAGCGCTGGCCGAAACCCAGATGCGCTTCGCCAACCGCGCCCTCAAGCTGGCCGGCGCCAGCCGCTAA
- the lysS gene encoding lysine--tRNA ligase: protein MTTDLQDQAAAPDENKIIAERRAKLAAIREQGIAFPNDFKPEHKAADLHAQFGEKTREELEAAPVTVKLAGRMMLKREAGKKAAFATLQDSSGAKADGRIQIYATLDLTGEAAMAALHHYDLGDILGVVGTLFKTKTDELTIKVTELRLITKSLRPLPDKFHGLADQETKYRQRYVDLIMNEETRRTFKARTAAISSMRRFMEKNEFMEVETPMLHAIPGGAAAKPFITHHNALDMQMFLRIAPELYLKRLVVGGFDRVFEINRNFRNEGVSIRHNPEFTMMEFYAAYTDYKWIMNFTEEIIRQAAIDAHGTATLTYGGRELDLAKPFHRLTIVEAINKFAPGYTPEQLGDAEFIKKELLKFGVKPFATAGLGALQLALFEETAEAQLWEPTFIIDYPAEVSPLARASDTAAGITERFELFMVGREIANGFSELNDAEDQSARFLAQVAAKDAGDEEAMFYDADYIRALEYGMPPAGGCGIGIDRLMMIITDSPNIRDVLLFPHLRREE from the coding sequence ATGACTACGGATCTTCAAGACCAAGCAGCCGCTCCTGACGAGAACAAAATCATTGCGGAGCGCCGCGCCAAGCTGGCCGCCATCCGCGAGCAAGGCATCGCCTTCCCGAACGACTTCAAACCGGAACACAAGGCTGCCGACCTGCACGCGCAGTTCGGCGAGAAGACGCGCGAAGAGCTGGAAGCGGCGCCGGTCACCGTCAAGCTGGCCGGCCGCATGATGCTGAAGCGCGAAGCCGGCAAGAAAGCCGCTTTCGCCACGCTGCAGGATTCGTCGGGCGCCAAGGCTGATGGCCGCATCCAGATCTACGCCACGCTGGACCTGACCGGCGAAGCCGCCATGGCCGCGCTGCACCACTATGACCTGGGCGATATCCTGGGCGTGGTCGGCACGCTGTTCAAGACCAAGACCGACGAGCTGACCATCAAGGTCACCGAACTGCGTCTGATCACCAAGTCGCTGCGCCCGCTGCCGGACAAGTTCCACGGCCTGGCCGACCAGGAAACCAAGTACCGCCAGCGCTACGTGGACCTGATCATGAACGAAGAGACGCGCCGCACCTTCAAGGCGCGTACCGCCGCGATTTCGTCGATGCGCCGTTTCATGGAAAAGAACGAGTTCATGGAAGTGGAAACGCCGATGCTGCACGCCATTCCAGGCGGCGCGGCGGCCAAGCCGTTCATCACCCACCACAATGCGCTGGACATGCAGATGTTCCTGCGCATCGCGCCGGAGCTGTACCTGAAGCGTTTGGTGGTCGGCGGCTTTGACCGCGTGTTCGAGATCAACCGTAACTTCCGCAACGAAGGCGTGTCGATCCGTCACAACCCGGAATTCACGATGATGGAATTCTACGCGGCGTACACCGACTATAAGTGGATCATGAACTTCACCGAAGAGATCATCCGCCAGGCGGCGATCGACGCGCACGGCACCGCAACGCTGACCTACGGCGGGCGCGAGCTGGATCTGGCCAAGCCGTTCCACCGCCTGACCATCGTGGAAGCGATCAACAAGTTCGCGCCGGGCTATACGCCGGAGCAGCTGGGCGATGCGGAGTTCATCAAGAAGGAACTGCTGAAGTTCGGCGTCAAGCCGTTCGCCACCGCCGGTCTGGGCGCGCTGCAACTGGCGCTGTTCGAGGAAACCGCCGAGGCGCAGCTGTGGGAACCGACCTTTATCATCGACTATCCGGCCGAAGTGTCGCCGCTGGCGCGCGCGTCCGATACCGCCGCCGGCATCACCGAGCGCTTCGAGCTGTTCATGGTGGGCCGCGAGATCGCCAACGGCTTCTCGGAGCTGAACGATGCGGAAGACCAGTCGGCGCGCTTCCTGGCGCAAGTCGCTGCCAAGGACGCGGGCGATGAAGAGGCGATGTTCTACGACGCCGACTACATCCGCGCGCTGGAATACGGCATGCCGCCAGCCGGCGGTTGCGGCATCGGCATCGATCGTCTGATGATGATCATCACCGACTCGCCAAACATCCGCGACGTGCTGCTGTTCCCGCACCTGCGCCGCGAAGAGTAA
- a CDS encoding branched-chain amino acid ABC transporter permease: protein MEILLQLVFSGIALGMIYAVIAFGYQLTFATSGTLNFGQGESLMLGALVGLSLVGTIHGGPYMSYLLMIPLVIVFGALQGMLVEWIGVRPAIKIKSEFGWIMSTIALAIIFKNVAENIWGKDDLTFPSPLSSAPIDILGANVQPMQIAVVVGALAIMAAVEIFNRKSIYGKAVVATANDRDAAGLMGINTRAVITFSYALSSAVAAFAGVLVAPLTLTGATMGASLGLKAFAVAIIGGLTSGVGAIVGGLILGITETTAGYYISTGYKDVPGLVLLLLVLAVKPSGLFGKAAIKKV, encoded by the coding sequence ATGGAAATTCTGTTGCAACTGGTGTTCAGCGGCATCGCGCTGGGCATGATCTACGCCGTCATCGCCTTCGGCTACCAGCTCACCTTCGCCACCTCCGGCACACTCAACTTCGGCCAGGGGGAGTCGCTGATGCTTGGCGCCCTGGTCGGGCTGAGCCTGGTCGGCACCATCCACGGCGGCCCCTACATGAGCTACCTGCTGATGATTCCGCTGGTGATCGTGTTTGGCGCGCTGCAAGGCATGCTGGTCGAGTGGATCGGCGTGCGGCCGGCGATCAAGATCAAATCCGAATTCGGCTGGATCATGTCCACCATCGCGCTGGCCATCATCTTCAAGAACGTCGCCGAAAACATCTGGGGCAAGGACGACCTGACGTTCCCGTCGCCGCTGTCATCGGCGCCGATCGATATCCTGGGCGCCAACGTTCAGCCGATGCAGATCGCAGTGGTGGTCGGCGCGCTGGCCATCATGGCGGCGGTGGAGATTTTCAACCGCAAATCGATCTACGGCAAGGCCGTCGTCGCCACCGCCAACGACCGCGACGCGGCCGGCCTGATGGGGATTAATACCCGCGCCGTGATCACCTTTTCCTACGCGCTGTCGTCGGCGGTGGCCGCGTTCGCGGGCGTGCTGGTAGCGCCGCTGACGCTGACCGGCGCCACCATGGGCGCCTCGCTCGGTCTCAAAGCCTTCGCGGTCGCCATCATCGGCGGCCTGACCTCCGGCGTCGGCGCCATCGTCGGCGGGCTGATACTGGGCATCACGGAAACCACCGCCGGCTACTACATCTCCACCGGCTACAAGGACGTGCCGGGATTGGTGCTGCTGTTGCTGGTGCTGGCGGTCAAGCCGTCCGGGCTGTTCGGCAAAGCCGCCATCAAAAAGGTCTGA
- a CDS encoding ABC transporter substrate-binding protein: MNFKLNMLVAGLALGFSASALAAEPIKIGVAGPFTGGSAPMGVSMRDGVKLAVADINAKGGVLGRQIQLIERDDEAKPERGVQIAQELINKEKVVATVGYINTGVALASQRFYQDAKIPVMNNVATGSIITKQFADQPDNYIFRNSANDQIQSQMIIKEAVDNRKFKKVAILADSTNYGQLGREDLEKVLTARGMKAVAVEKYNIKDVDMTAQLLKAKQAGADVVLTYGIGPELAQIANGMEKLGWKVPLIGSWTLSMANFIDNAGKNGNGTRMPQTFIQDPNTPKRKAFIDAYVKAYNPPQGRMPSPVSAAQGYDSIYLLAAAIKQAGSTDGPKVKAALENLSEKVDGVVTTYDKPYSKDNHEAINAQTTVFGEVKDGKVVLAK; the protein is encoded by the coding sequence ATGAACTTCAAGTTGAACATGCTTGTAGCAGGTCTGGCACTCGGTTTTTCGGCATCCGCGCTGGCGGCGGAACCCATCAAGATCGGCGTCGCCGGTCCGTTCACCGGCGGCTCCGCGCCGATGGGCGTGTCGATGCGCGACGGCGTCAAACTGGCGGTAGCCGACATCAACGCCAAAGGCGGCGTCCTCGGCCGGCAAATCCAGCTGATCGAACGCGACGACGAAGCCAAGCCCGAACGCGGCGTGCAGATCGCCCAGGAACTGATCAACAAAGAAAAAGTCGTGGCCACCGTCGGCTACATCAACACCGGCGTCGCGCTGGCCTCGCAGCGCTTCTACCAGGACGCCAAGATCCCGGTCATGAACAACGTCGCCACCGGCTCCATCATCACCAAGCAGTTCGCCGATCAGCCGGACAATTACATCTTCCGCAACTCCGCCAACGACCAGATCCAGTCGCAGATGATCATCAAGGAAGCGGTCGATAATCGCAAATTCAAAAAGGTCGCGATCCTGGCCGACTCCACCAATTACGGCCAGCTGGGCCGCGAAGACCTGGAGAAAGTGCTGACCGCGCGCGGCATGAAAGCCGTCGCCGTCGAAAAGTACAACATCAAGGACGTCGACATGACCGCCCAGCTGCTCAAAGCCAAGCAGGCCGGCGCCGACGTCGTGCTCACCTACGGCATTGGCCCTGAGCTGGCGCAGATCGCCAACGGCATGGAAAAACTGGGCTGGAAAGTGCCGTTGATCGGCAGCTGGACCCTGTCGATGGCCAACTTCATCGACAACGCCGGCAAGAACGGCAACGGCACCCGCATGCCGCAGACCTTCATCCAGGACCCCAACACGCCGAAACGCAAAGCCTTCATCGACGCTTACGTCAAAGCCTACAACCCGCCGCAAGGCCGCATGCCGTCGCCGGTGTCGGCCGCGCAGGGCTACGACTCGATCTACCTGCTGGCCGCCGCCATCAAGCAGGCCGGCAGCACCGACGGCCCCAAAGTCAAGGCCGCGCTGGAGAACCTGAGCGAAAAAGTCGACGGCGTCGTCACCACTTACGACAAACCGTACAGCAAGGACAACCACGAAGCCATCAACGCCCAGACCACCGTCTTCGGCGAAGTCAAAGACGGCAAAGTGGTGCTGGCCAAGTAA
- the ppnN gene encoding nucleotide 5'-monophosphate nucleosidase PpnN, which translates to MEHDVVDTQISPEGHLEILSKAEVNKLLDTSQGGLYNVFRKCALAVLNSGSTIDDGKELLERYQSFDISIVQRERGIKLDIKGAPAIAFVDGKMIKGIHEHLFSVLRDIVFVSNEVTDNPKFDLDKTEGITDAVFHILRNAGVLKPMLNPNLVVCWGGHSINRAEYNYSKEVGYAMGLRDLDICTGCGPGAMKGPMKGATIGHAKQRLHRGRYLGITEPGIIAAESPNPIVNELVIMPDIEKRLEAFVRTGHGIVVFPGGAGTAEEILYILGILLHPDNAEIPFPLIFTGPETSREYFVQINQFIHDTLGPEAQQRYKIIVDDPELVAREMQAGIKAVREFRKSRSDAYYYNWGLKIDAEFQRPFPPTHENMRNLSLHKDQPVHLLAANLRRAFSGVVAGNVKEEGMRAIEKYGHFEIHGDKAIMGPMDALLASFVAQSRMKLAGKPYTPCYRVIQ; encoded by the coding sequence ATGGAACATGACGTTGTCGATACCCAGATTTCCCCCGAAGGCCACCTGGAGATTCTCTCCAAGGCGGAAGTAAATAAACTGCTCGATACCAGCCAGGGCGGCTTGTACAACGTGTTTCGCAAATGCGCGCTGGCGGTGCTCAATAGCGGCAGCACCATCGACGATGGCAAGGAGCTGTTGGAACGCTATCAATCGTTCGACATCAGCATCGTCCAGCGAGAGCGCGGCATCAAGCTCGACATCAAGGGCGCGCCGGCCATCGCTTTTGTCGACGGCAAAATGATCAAGGGCATCCACGAACACCTGTTCTCGGTGCTGCGCGATATCGTCTTCGTCAGCAACGAAGTGACCGACAACCCCAAGTTTGACCTGGATAAAACCGAAGGCATCACCGACGCCGTGTTCCACATCCTGCGCAACGCCGGGGTGCTGAAGCCGATGCTCAATCCGAATCTGGTGGTGTGCTGGGGCGGTCACTCGATCAACCGCGCCGAATATAACTACTCGAAGGAAGTCGGCTACGCCATGGGCCTGCGCGACCTGGATATCTGCACCGGCTGCGGCCCGGGCGCGATGAAAGGCCCGATGAAGGGCGCCACCATCGGCCACGCCAAGCAGCGCCTGCACCGCGGCCGCTATCTGGGCATCACCGAACCGGGCATCATCGCCGCCGAATCGCCGAATCCGATCGTCAATGAGCTGGTGATCATGCCGGATATCGAAAAACGTCTGGAAGCGTTTGTGCGCACCGGCCATGGCATCGTGGTGTTCCCGGGCGGCGCCGGCACCGCCGAAGAGATCCTCTACATCCTGGGCATCCTGCTGCATCCGGATAACGCCGAGATTCCGTTCCCGCTGATCTTCACTGGTCCGGAAACCTCGCGCGAATACTTCGTGCAGATTAACCAGTTCATTCACGATACGCTGGGGCCTGAGGCGCAGCAGCGCTACAAGATCATCGTCGACGATCCGGAACTGGTGGCGCGCGAGATGCAGGCCGGGATCAAGGCGGTGCGCGAGTTCCGCAAGTCGCGCAGCGATGCCTACTACTATAATTGGGGCCTGAAGATCGACGCCGAGTTCCAGCGTCCATTCCCGCCGACGCACGAGAACATGCGCAATCTGAGCCTGCACAAGGACCAGCCGGTGCACCTGCTGGCGGCCAACCTGCGCCGCGCGTTTTCGGGCGTTGTGGCCGGCAATGTGAAGGAAGAGGGCATGCGCGCGATCGAGAAGTACGGTCACTTCGAAATCCACGGCGACAAGGCCATCATGGGACCCATGGACGCGCTGCTGGCATCCTTTGTCGCCCAGTCGCGCATGAAGCTGGCCGGCAAGCCGTACACGCCGTGCTATCGCGTGATCCAGTAA
- a CDS encoding HAD family hydrolase yields the protein MTTQRTTQRAFIFDMDGTIVDNMSFHVKSWLEFFQRRGHVLDAEDFFRNTAGRQGHEIMSTYFGKSLSKEESAALDFEKEALYREMYAPHLAPTAGFVDFIERAKAAGIKLAVATAAPNENIDFTLDGLDLRKQFHAIAGAADVARGKPNPDVFLLAAERAGTLPANSIVFEDAPLGVEAARRAGMRAVVLTTTLPAEAFAEFDNVIAVVSDFSALDVDELFASATN from the coding sequence ATGACTACTCAGCGGACCACTCAGCGTGCTTTTATCTTCGACATGGACGGCACCATTGTCGACAATATGTCGTTCCATGTGAAATCGTGGCTGGAGTTTTTCCAGCGCCGCGGCCACGTGCTGGATGCGGAGGACTTCTTCCGCAACACGGCCGGCCGCCAGGGCCATGAAATCATGAGCACCTACTTCGGCAAGTCGCTCAGCAAGGAAGAAAGCGCGGCGCTCGATTTCGAGAAGGAAGCGCTGTACCGCGAGATGTACGCACCGCACCTGGCGCCGACCGCCGGCTTCGTCGACTTCATCGAACGCGCCAAGGCGGCCGGCATCAAGCTGGCCGTGGCCACCGCCGCGCCGAACGAGAACATCGACTTCACGCTCGACGGCCTCGATCTGCGCAAGCAGTTCCACGCCATCGCCGGCGCCGCCGACGTGGCGCGCGGCAAGCCGAATCCGGACGTGTTCCTGCTGGCAGCCGAACGCGCCGGCACGCTGCCGGCCAACAGCATCGTGTTCGAAGACGCGCCGTTGGGCGTGGAAGCGGCACGCCGCGCCGGCATGCGCGCGGTGGTGCTGACCACCACCCTGCCGGCCGAGGCGTTTGCGGAATTCGACAATGTGATCGCTGTCGTCAGCGATTTCAGCGCGCTGGATGTGGACGAGCTGTTCGCCTCCGCCACCAATTAA
- a CDS encoding bifunctional 2',3'-cyclic-nucleotide 2'-phosphodiesterase/3'-nucleotidase, with protein MRLVYLALPLLLAGCAGFPFNNGPRAGAQATLALLETTDLHANVLSYDYYKLQADPALGLERTATLIKQARAEYPNNLLIDNGDALQGTALADYQALVQPVACGDTLAIYKAMNQLKVDIAGIGNHEFNYGLAYLNQVTASHFDVDGVPADAPRCAGPDFPIVLANIYSAKTKQPLFAPYRILTREIIATGPEGKPLRATIKVGVIGFTPPGVLSWDKRWLEGKVYAEGVRETAQKYIPQMRAEGADLIVAVSHGGVDGAPYTPQMENANYYLAQVPGVDALLIGHEHLPFPDAASQRAGFNLPGVDKVNGTIYGVPAVMANLWGKHLGVIGLHLTYDGSRWVVDKRRTTVEARSTKQADGSYVAADPAIAALVSSEHAATIRYVQTPVGTSDFRMTSYFADVGDISAIELVNQAQTAYVRDYVKANLPQYAALPVLSMASPFKTGAAGVADYTDVKPGAVALNNAADLYLYPNALHAVKLNGAQLKAWLEKSAERFNRIDPASSAPQELVNTGFAGFNFDMLTNADIRYQIDVTQPVGQRIVGLHYKGAPLSPTQEFLIATNNYRASGGGGFPGLDGSRTVIAAPDSSRDVLIAYIKHTGQLTRANNGATRSWRFAPAAVKGPVVFHSAPNQLELARAAGLANVSQLKADDGGGKGFALYGIDLSK; from the coding sequence ATGCGTCTCGTCTACCTCGCTCTGCCCCTGCTGCTTGCCGGCTGCGCCGGCTTCCCGTTCAATAACGGCCCGCGCGCCGGGGCGCAGGCCACGCTGGCGCTGCTAGAGACTACCGACCTGCACGCGAATGTGCTCAGTTATGATTACTACAAGCTGCAGGCCGATCCCGCCCTCGGCCTGGAACGCACCGCCACGCTGATCAAACAGGCGCGCGCCGAATACCCGAACAATCTGCTGATCGACAACGGCGACGCCCTGCAAGGCACGGCGCTGGCCGACTATCAGGCGCTGGTCCAGCCGGTGGCCTGCGGCGACACGCTGGCCATCTACAAGGCCATGAACCAGCTGAAGGTCGACATCGCCGGCATCGGCAACCACGAATTCAACTACGGCCTGGCCTACCTGAATCAGGTCACCGCCAGCCACTTCGACGTCGACGGCGTACCTGCTGACGCGCCGCGCTGCGCCGGTCCCGACTTCCCCATCGTGCTGGCCAATATCTACAGCGCCAAGACCAAACAGCCGCTGTTCGCGCCATACCGCATCCTGACCCGCGAGATCATCGCCACCGGCCCGGAAGGCAAACCGCTGCGCGCCACCATCAAGGTCGGCGTGATCGGCTTCACGCCGCCGGGCGTGCTGTCGTGGGACAAGCGCTGGCTGGAAGGGAAGGTCTACGCCGAAGGCGTGCGCGAAACCGCGCAAAAATACATCCCGCAGATGCGCGCCGAAGGCGCCGACCTGATCGTCGCCGTTTCGCACGGCGGCGTCGATGGCGCCCCGTACACGCCGCAAATGGAAAACGCCAACTACTACCTGGCGCAGGTGCCGGGCGTGGACGCGCTGCTGATCGGCCACGAACACCTGCCATTCCCGGACGCCGCCAGCCAGCGCGCCGGCTTCAACCTGCCGGGCGTCGACAAAGTCAACGGCACCATCTACGGCGTGCCGGCCGTGATGGCCAACCTGTGGGGCAAGCACCTGGGCGTGATCGGCCTGCACCTGACCTATGACGGCAGCCGCTGGGTAGTCGACAAGCGCCGCACCACGGTCGAAGCGCGCAGCACCAAACAGGCCGACGGCAGCTACGTCGCCGCCGACCCGGCCATCGCCGCGCTGGTGAGCAGCGAACACGCCGCCACCATCCGCTACGTGCAAACGCCGGTCGGCACCAGCGACTTCCGCATGACCAGCTACTTCGCCGACGTCGGCGACATCAGCGCCATCGAACTGGTCAACCAGGCGCAGACCGCCTACGTACGCGACTACGTCAAGGCCAACCTGCCGCAGTACGCCGCGCTGCCGGTGCTGTCGATGGCGTCGCCGTTCAAGACCGGCGCCGCCGGCGTGGCCGACTACACCGACGTCAAGCCGGGTGCGGTGGCGCTCAACAACGCCGCCGACCTGTATCTGTACCCGAATGCGCTGCACGCCGTCAAACTCAACGGCGCCCAGCTGAAAGCCTGGCTGGAAAAATCCGCCGAGCGCTTCAACCGCATCGACCCGGCCAGCAGCGCGCCGCAGGAGCTGGTCAACACCGGCTTTGCCGGCTTCAACTTCGACATGCTGACCAATGCCGACATCCGCTACCAGATCGACGTCACCCAGCCGGTCGGCCAGCGCATCGTCGGCCTGCACTACAAAGGTGCGCCGCTGTCGCCGACGCAGGAATTCCTGATCGCCACCAACAACTACCGCGCCAGCGGTGGCGGCGGTTTCCCCGGCCTGGATGGCAGCCGTACCGTCATCGCCGCGCCGGACTCCAGCCGCGACGTGCTGATCGCCTACATCAAGCATACCGGCCAACTGACGCGCGCAAACAACGGCGCCACGCGCAGCTGGCGTTTTGCCCCGGCCGCCGTCAAAGGCCCGGTGGTGTTCCACTCCGCGCCCAACCAGCTGGAGCTGGCCCGCGCCGCCGGCCTGGCCAACGTCAGCCAGCTGAAAGCCGACGACGGCGGCGGCAAAGGCTTCGCCCTCTACGGCATCGACCTGAGCAAATGA
- the prfB gene encoding peptide chain release factor 2 (programmed frameshift) codes for MEAERINALTSLLADLTTREAELRRYLDFDRKSEKLEQVNGELEDPAVWNDPKKAQDLGKEKKSLEAIVFSLTKADADLKDMADLVAMAKEEGDDDTLEALILDAEEVRKVIEGMEFRRMFNNPMDPNNCFVDIQSGAGGTEAQDWASMLLRQYTRYCERKGFKVEIMEQSDGEVAGIKTATLKVEGEYAYGFLRTETGVHRLVRKSPFDSAGGRHTSFVSLFVYPEVDDSIDIEINPADLRIDTYRASGAGGQHINKTDSAVRLTHGPSGIVVQCQNDRSQHRNKAEAMEMLKAKLYELELRKRMSEQQKLEDSKTDVGWGHQIRSYVLDQSRIKDLRTNFETGNTKGVLDGDIDDFISASLKQGV; via the exons ATGGAAGCCGAACGTATCAACGCCCTCACCTCACTGCTCGCCGATCTGACCACGCGCGAAGCCGAACTTCGGAGGTATCTT GACTTCGATCGCAAGTCGGAGAAACTGGAACAAGTAAACGGCGAGCTGGAAGATCCAGCCGTCTGGAACGACCCGAAAAAGGCCCAGGACCTGGGCAAAGAGAAAAAATCGCTGGAAGCCATCGTCTTCTCGCTGACCAAGGCTGACGCCGACCTGAAAGACATGGCCGACCTGGTCGCCATGGCCAAGGAAGAAGGCGACGACGACACGCTGGAAGCGCTGATCCTCGACGCCGAGGAAGTGCGCAAGGTCATCGAAGGCATGGAGTTCCGCCGGATGTTCAACAATCCGATGGACCCGAACAACTGCTTCGTCGACATCCAGTCCGGCGCCGGCGGCACCGAAGCCCAGGACTGGGCCTCGATGCTGCTGCGCCAGTACACCCGCTATTGCGAACGCAAGGGCTTCAAGGTCGAGATCATGGAGCAGTCGGACGGCGAGGTGGCCGGCATCAAGACCGCCACGCTGAAGGTCGAAGGCGAATACGCCTACGGCTTCCTGCGCACCGAGACCGGCGTGCACCGCCTGGTGCGCAAGTCGCCGTTCGACTCGGCCGGCGGCCGCCATACCTCGTTCGTGTCGCTGTTCGTGTACCCGGAAGTGGATGATTCGATCGATATCGAGATCAACCCGGCCGACCTGCGCATCGATACCTACCGCGCGTCCGGCGCCGGTGGTCAGCACATTAACAAGACCGATTCCGCCGTGCGTCTGACCCACGGCCCGTCGGGCATCGTGGTGCAATGCCAGAACGACCGTTCGCAGCACCGCAACAAGGCCGAGGCGATGGAAATGCTGAAGGCCAAGCTGTACGAACTGGAACTGCGCAAGCGCATGAGCGAGCAGCAGAAGCTGGAAGACTCCAAGACCGACGTCGGCTGGGGCCACCAGATTCGCTCGTATGTGCTGGACCAGTCGCGCATCAAGGACTTGCGCACCAACTTCGAGACCGGCAACACCAAGGGTGTGCTGGACGGCGACATCGACGATTTCATCTCCGCTTCGCTCAAACAAGGCGTGTAA